From Anopheles funestus chromosome 3RL, idAnoFuneDA-416_04, whole genome shotgun sequence, a single genomic window includes:
- the LOC125769647 gene encoding uncharacterized protein LOC125769647 produces MDSDTENEISLSTSLALRYLLSKKTNNQVNDIFKNRHRNGEYYVLFPKLLQDPVKFFQYMRMSKETFYFILRKIEHLITKLPTHKPYISPEERLMVTLRFLSTGIPLKSLSFTFCMAHNTIGGIVYETCEAIWNTLKDEFMPFPTTAALEQVEKDFFEKWKFPNCIGAVDGKHVRHKGPAKSGTQYYNYKKYFSVHLQAVADANCKFITVDVGEYGSRSDSGVFNSSTLYELMRSNRLNVPAPKPLPGTITSVPHVFVGDQGYPLKNFLLRPYPENSADAAKLRFNESLSIARRCVECAFGILVAKWRCLKTELQVTPDHVTTIIQTVCLLHNLCIDFKDTVVNPCSSENSTPPNPNSSRAYNHSSHEATEIREIFKNYFFNSSTVEQNNR; encoded by the exons ATGGATTCAGATACTGAAAACGAGATATCACTGAGTACGAGCCTTGCCTTGCGCTACTTACTATCGAAGAAGACGAACAACCAAGTCAACGACATTTTTAAGAATCGTCATAGAAACGGAGAATATTATGTCCTATTTCCGAAGCTGTTACAAGACCCtgtaaaatttttccaatATATGCGAATGTCGAAGGAAACTTTCTATTTCATCTTAAGAAAGATAGAGCATCTCATCACCAAATTACCAACCCACAAACCATATATTTCTCCAGAAGAAAGATTGATGGTAACTCTCAG gttTTTATCAACTGGAATACCATTAAAATCGCTATCGTTCACGTTTTGCATGGCACATAACACGATTGGGGGCATTGTGTATGAAACTTGTGAGGCCATTTGGAATACTTTGAAGGATGAGTTCATGCCTTTTCCCACGACCGCTGCCTTGGAGCAAgttgaaaaagatttttttgaaaaatggaaatttccaAATTGTATTGGTGCCGTCGATGGCAAACATGTGCGTCATAAGGGTCCGGCAAAATCGGGAACACAGTATTACAActataagaaatatttttccgtACATTTGCAAGCTGTTGCAGATGCGAACTGTAAGTTCATAACCGTAGATGTTGGAGAGTACGGCAGCCGCAGTGACAGCGGTGTATTTAATTCTTCAACATTGTATGAACTTATGCGTTCAAACCGTTTAAATGTCCCTGCTCCGAAACCTCTTCCGGGTACTATAACCAGCGTACCTCACGTTTTTGTGGGCGATCAGGGATATCCACTAAAGAATTTTTTGCTACGACCCTACCCAGAAAACAGTGCAGATGCTGCCAAACTTCGTTTCAACGAATCGCTAAGCATTGCCAGACGTTGTGTAGAATGCGCGTTTGGTATACTCGTCGCTAAATGGCGATGTTTAAAAACGGAACTCCAGGTAACTCCGGACCATGTTACAACGATCATACAAACAGTgtgtttattgcacaacttgtGCATTGATTTTAAGGACACCGTTGTAAATCCGTGCAGTTCCGAAAACTCCACACCTCCTAACCCCAATAGCTCCAGAGCATATAATCACTCATCTCATGAGGCAACGGAGATCAGAGAGATTTTtaagaactatttttttaactccTCCACGGTGGAGCAGAACAACCGTTAG
- the LOC125769649 gene encoding uncharacterized protein LOC125769649 — protein sequence MYSKKIRKSGAFYRTRDRRREMFDQKWRDEHGETSGENMQTSGSANETNYPDLTANEDNDAVGTVASNMDPEQSYSSNDDSNVEEELDIEERSFEDKLRIWALLTNQTHRALNSLLKILRDELDSTDVPKDARTLLKTPTNITADDSALKVTNIQGGQLWYQGIDCCLQQHYSEATPNLQTLKLDFFMDGIPLHKSGPTEFWPILMKVFGESSEDVLVVAVYCGDTKPQSVEEYLRTFVNELNNLQENGIMVNGRRYEIMLRAIIADTPARVFIKGVKSFNSSSGCLKCTVKVIKDRETKRSYYDGINGQPRTDELFKAKHYKTHIKNDTPLTDLHNCDIIKSIIIADDLHLFHYGALRKLLKGFTQGNFGNEPKLTFKHRKEISSFL from the exons ATGTATTCAAAAAAGATACGAAAATCGGGTGCGTTTTATCGAACCCGCGATAGAAGACGCGAAATGTTTGACCAAAAGTGGCGAGATGAGCATGGAGAAACAAGCGGTGAAAACATGCAAACAAGTG GTTCAGCCAACGAAACCAATTATCCAGACCTTACGGCAAATGAAGACAACGATGCTGTGGGAACTGTAGCCAGTAATATGGATCCAGAGCAATCTTATTCAAGTAACGATGATTCTAACGTAGAGGAGGAGTTAGACATAGAAGAAAGAAGTTTCGAAGACAAACTACGTATTTGGGCACTTTTGACTAACCAAACTCATCGGGCGTTAAACTCattattgaaaatattacgTGATGAACTAGACAGTACCGATGTACCTAAGGATGCTCGAACATTATTAAAAACCCCGACCAACATTACAGCAGATGATTCAGCCCTGAAAGTAACAAATATTCAGGGAGGTCAACTTTGGTATCAAGGCATTGATTGTTGTTTGCAGCAGCACTACAG tgaaGCAACGCCGAATTTACAAACTTTAAAGCTAGATTTCTTTATGGATGGAATCCCACTCCATAAGAGTGGGCCAACTGAGTTTTGGCCGATACTCATGAAAGTGTTTGGTGAATCTAGTGAAGATGTGCTGGTCGTTGCAGTATATTGTGGAGATACGAAACCACAGTCCGTGGAGGAGTACCTAAGAACATTTGTAAATGAGCTGAACAACTTGCAGGAGAACGGCATAATGGTTAACGGCCGCAGATATGAAATAATGTTGCGAGCAATCATTGCAGATACTCCGGCTCGTGTATTTATTAAAG gtGTCAAATCATTCAACTCGTCTAGTGGCTGTTTGAAATGCACTGTAAAGGTCATAAAAGATCGGGAAACGAAACGATCCTACTATGATGGAATTAACGGACAGCCTCGAACAGATGAGCTATTCAAAGCGAAGCATTATAAAACTCACATAAAAAATGACACACCTCTTACCGATCTGCATAACTGTGATATAATCAAAAGTATAATTATTGCTGACGATCTACATCTATTTCATTACGGAGCTCTAAGAAAACTATTGAAAGGTTTTACGCAGGGTAATTTTGGAAATGAGCCTAAGCTTACTTTCAAACATCGTAAAGagatttcttcatttttatga